In Anopheles arabiensis isolate DONGOLA chromosome 2, AaraD3, whole genome shotgun sequence, the genomic window ATGTCTCATCATGGAGTAAGTTCACGCATGGTTCTTGAATGCGACTGCTAAATGGATGATAATTGGAACCTGTCAACAAAAAGCACAACCGAACCTACCGTTCTCACAATCAGCGAACCCTTTTGTCAGCCCAAACCTCAACCTTTCGCTGTGCGAGGTCGGGCACCAGCTGCATGCACCAATATGCACACAATCTATTCGCCTTGATTTCCATCTATTCAACATCTTGAAGCGAGCATTCTGATGCCTTTTTCGAACAATCCTATCCACTCGTTACAGCCCTCATGCCATTGTCATGGCAATCAAACGGAAATAACAGATCGGTGTCGGTCTAGTGTCATTGTAGAATTAACAAACACCTTCGCCCAGACAATGGTGCTGTTCGGATGCACTTGAGAGTATTACACACCCTTATCCGGGCTGCCGTGCACACCAGGCAGCAAACAGTGTCGGTGTTGAATGGCTGAGAAATTACTTAccaccgtgtgtgtatgtgtgtgtgtgtgtgtctgtctgtatCGCACCGAAATCACCGCACCCTAAAAGAACCATTATACGTCCCCCGGATCGGTTTGATGACGCCGAGAGTGTTGCTCATATACGGTACGTGTACACAAATACACGCATTGTGTTCTCCTCATCCGACCGGGTTCGCAccgacatggtggaaaatggcttgcagctgctgaattTACCACCCATATCTTTGTCTCACTTTATGGTGGAAAGTAATCAACAGCAATACTAAAAGCAAGCCGCAACTTtattgttttacagccacacatCCACATCCCTGCTGAAGAGCCTGAAGAGCCACGCACAAAGGTGTCGTTGCCATTAAGCACTGCTCGACGCTGGGTGGCTTTAAGATTTACTTCTCCCGGCTTAAAGACACCCTAGGTGAAGCAAATCGGTGCGGGCGAGCGATTCGGAACGATAGACCACGTGAGCCACTGTTTCCAAAGCTTCCCACAAGTGAGTGTGTTAGCTTAGGATGAACGTACTGCAGGGACAGTGGCGTAAAAAGTGATCCCTTCTCCTAGCCATGAGGGGCTTCGTGCCATCATTCGTGTCGGTGGTTattaaaacacaaaccacTGTGCACGGAGAGTGCGATACCCACCCATCAACCGAATGCTGGAGTGGAAATTAACATGAACTTGAAAGCCAATCAAAGCCTCGTTACGTTACACACCCGGTACAGCCCGCGTACCTTGGTGATAGTGAAACCTTGCACGATATATTAAAAACCGAGGTTTCCCCGTTTGCGTGGTCCCCTCTCCCATCTCCACCCGTGCGAACCGTAATTTGACGGCACTTTTGCACCGACAGCGGACGGTGAATTAATTTTACAACACCCCTGGTGGctgggtctgtgtgtgtatgggtgtagGTGAGCCTGCTGTCAGGCTGCCGTTTGCCCGGGACAACAACATGTCAGCTAAATTATGAACAGCGCACGGGCGCCTGTAACGGTTGAAGCGTGAATGAAGATGCCAAAATTGTCGAGCGTGTCCCGCCCCGACGGTTGCTGTGCGTGTTGAAGGGCCACAACCCgggctatttttttgttgacgGTCTAGTCTCGTTTCGAGGGTATAAAGGGACTAATTGGAGTTTGCTTATCGAAACCCAAGCATCTCGTTTGCCGCACCAGACGCACGGCGAAGCTCAGGCTTCATTTTGGAAAGCGTTTGTTAAGATACCATTAATTTCCCGTGTTGTCTACCTGGGTTGGGAAAATGAACAGGTTGCGAGAAAAGCTATAGTTTTGTTGCCTGGAGGAGCGAGAACGAAAACCTGTTACAACAGTTTCCAACAGACAGAGATTTACAACAATCTTGAAGTATGACTACATCGACACCTTGAACACACTTCAATACACCTTTTAAAGTGTGTTTAGCCTGTGAACTAAATATACAAAATACTGATTTGTGGGTCTTATTTCAAATTGTTGATTTAAAACTCTTAACCTAATGCATGAAAGTGTATTCCAGTTTAATTCACATTGGATTTCAAAATTACAGTAAGAAAAATACCAATCCAGCCAATACTCCATTGGCCTGACGCGAACAAACCAGCTCGACGTTACCGCTCCCAAGACAAAAGGGCGTAGAAAATGAAATGCCCGCTCGCCGTTGCGAGGAGGCCACATCCTGCCACATGACATTCGGATGGTCTGAGAGAGGGCAGGTTGACCGTGGCTACCTATTCAGCTCGGGCTAAACCACTTCCGAAACGTTGCGGCCTACCCAAGGCAACAATGAACGCCGGCGTCCGTTCGAAAGCACAAAGTAATTGCTTTTCACTATCGTAAACTGGCAGAGTATggcccatgtgtgtgtgtgggggggggaggtagAAGCGAAAAGACGAGacgaaaagtaaaaacaagaaGCGATAGCTCTTCTCATAAAAGAGGGCAAAAAGTGTGGCAGCCCCTGGCCGGAACTTGCCTTTTTCCTTACCCTACTTTTGCGATGGCGAACAGAGGGCACGATCCTCTATTGTTTCACTACATGTGCTTCGCCGGTGAGCAAAGTGGGCTAATCCTTCGCCGACTCGTCTTCAATAGAGAAGCGACGGATCGGGCCAGCTGGCGCGAATGAACTACGCTGCTGATGTTCACGACCTTTCCTTGCAGCAGCTTCGAGcggtatatgtgtgtgtgtatgtgttggggGAGGTGCGGGAATTATTACATACTTTACTactctctccccctctcttgtgccctctctctttcttcatGTCTTTTGCCCGTGAGCCGACGGCACGCTCACACTGACGCGGGACGGTTTAGAGTGAGTGATGCTGTCCGGAGGGTTTATCTATTCAGCGCAGGGCTACACCCAAATGTCGCCCGCTAGGTAAATGGCGCTGCTGAACCCATCCGAAGGACGAGCAGGTTGAACACGGTGGGCCTATCAGTGAGTGATTCTTTTGttctggtgtttttttttcctccccactAGTGTGTGAAAGCGCGCGAGCACTCTCGAGCACACTCCTTACGGCGGGTTAGCATGATAAGTGGCGGGAAAGGAAATTTTCCTGATAGGTGGCCGGATAAAAAGCGCTTCGACACTGTATTGTACTCATTGAGTGCCATTTGTCTGTTAGGGAAGCAAAGTGGACCCCGGTCCGGTGGGCAGGGTTGGCAGGTGGGTGATGAATGCGGGGCTCCAACCACTGCCGCTGCTGGCACAAATTCCAGTCCCCGCCTTCGTAACACACATTTTCCCTACTCCACATGCAACTGCGAATTGGTGCAGGTGAATGTGGGCTATGGTAGAAAATAACACAAAGTGCTTTTTAATTAACATCCGTCATGTGAACAGTCGGTTGCTTTTGGCCCCGTGtcatacgtgtgtgtgtgagagagagagagagagagactgtgCAGGGTAAAAAGTGGCAGCTTTACAGTTTAtgcattcaaacacacacgtgaAAAAAAGGAGTGAGGAAACAGCTCCCAGTTCTGATGATGGAACCATGCTCCACTGTTATCTACACCGGCTCACctaagccacacacacacacacacacacacacacacacacacacacacacacacacgggaaggATAGAAGGATaaatatgcatttttttgctttgtttcttaACCTCCTCATGGTTCACGGTTTTATTGGTATAGATAATGGACATTCATTCAAATGGCTCGATGGAACTCTCGTGGCACAAAGGCGCAAGCTCCAGGGTTACGGCAGCGTGTCGGGCGCTACCATTGGTGGCGATATGAAAAGGCCATTATGTAGCAGAGAGCCCCGGAAACACTATGGCTGCGATGGCTTATGGCAGGATATATGCACGTTTATATAGCATTGATGCGTGTGATGAGTGTGAGTGGGCGCTTTTGACACCTTTTCATGTTTGATGTACAATTATGATATAAAGTGCATTCTGTTTAGACGCTCTATCAAAAGACCATTATCACTTCAATTTGTGTGGTTAGGAAACTAGCGAATGAAACGTAAAGCTGCCCATTGTGGTAAACACGAACACTGCTCACATATACTGAAAAGGATtgtaaaacaatcaaaacccCTGTGGGCAATAAAATTCACATCATTGATGCGCTGTAATTTGAAGAACTCAAATAATCACCAACATTATCTCGAAatgcaattatttatttctagCCCGGCAATCAGTGTCCCGATGAGTGTTCTCTAGCAGATATCCAATAAACTTGCTTTCAGGAAAGTGATCATAACAGGAGATCGATTTTGCTCTCGCTCGCTCCCCCCGGGGACAGGAAGCTCGCAATCACATTTTCCACTATCGTGCTGCAAAAGTGAGCTCATTATAAAACTTTTCATTCACCACAACTCCCCACACCGGTCCCAGTTGAAGCGTTGCCTCAATTGGCTCCGGTCACGATTTCATCGCTCACAGCATATCATCATTATTGTCCCTCCAAGCTTCCTCCAAGACCATCGACGACGCTTGGGAAGTGAACTGTACTCGTAGCAGCTGCTCGATGGTTGAAGCCAACCCTCCCAGCGGCGACCCAGGCAACAGATGATCCAATCGAAGCTGGAATCCCGCGGCTCGCAGCAAAAGAAAGCGCATACACTCGTCGGGTGTGCTTCGCGTCCCACTACTTTACGATTCCTGCTTCCGGCAACAACACCCGCTCGCCCGCTACGGGGCCTGTAACGCGCGCTTATCACGGGCCAGGATGGAAGTAATTACTGCCTAACTGCTGTAGAATTCATAAACATAATGAGAGAAATTATTTCCATCTTTCGTTATCTGCGCATTGTCTGGCGTCGTCCTTTCGGGAGGCAACCTTCTGCCTGGCGGGAGCTACCTTTTCTTTCATACCCCGTCATGAAGGCCACCGGGTCGAGCAGTTTGAACTTTCCGTAGTTGGATGGTGGAGTGCAGCACTGGGAGCGTCGGGTTTTAAACAACAGGTCGTTCTCCAGACGGTACGGCCACTCATTGGAGCCCTTTTTCTGGCAAACGAGAAGATTATTAAAATCCTTTATTCACCCGCCGATTGAGTCGCTTTGCAGAAGTTTCTGAACCCCGCCAGCTGGTTCGTTCGCTGTGCGGTGGATCTGTTTCCGTGCCATAAAATCAGCTGCCCCGATAATGGAGAGCCTAATTTTCTCAGTGCGGCCAATTGTAGCTGCCAGCCTGTAGGCCACTACACCACTCCGCAGTGCAGTCCAGCCCGGAAGTGGGGCCGGTAGTCATCGTTTCAAATCGAGTGCTGTTATAAAACGATTTCATACACACTGGACGCGGTTGGgccattttttcttcctcttcaaGACAacttctctctatctctcttttttctctctctctcactctctctcggtcgctcgctcgctttctTTGTCTGCAATTGGTGTTACAATTCGCACCCGTTGTTGTAACCCTGCCTGGACCCCTTTTCCCGACACGATAATTAGTCGGGCTGGAAGCTGGCCCGAAGCACCCAGGAAGCACCACGAGTGATAAACCCACCAGTCCCATAAAGCACCGCGATAATTAAAGATAAAAACCCGGAGTCGGAAGCGGGTGAAAAAAAGTTGAATTGCTTCCTTGCAAGCGTCAGTGCTGGGTGTGCCGGCCTTTGGTGCGAAGTTTAGTCCCATTATTGTACGTAAACCTTACTCACCACTATTTGTACCATTGCTCGGTGGGAGTGCAAAAAAGGGCGCTAAAAGAAGAAGTACTCCGGGCTATTCTAAACCCTTCCCGTGCTCCTCCGTAGTGTGGTTTAAGGTTGGCTTTTTTTAGCTTGTCCATGTGCCCCGTGTGCTAGCTGCCGCCAGTAGTTTGATGAAAGTTGATGTACCACTTGCTGCCGGATGTTGCCACTCAGCGGGGGACGCTAATTTTCAGTGCCCACGGGTAGCGCGGAATTTGCTCGAGAGTGGGGTAGGAACTTGTGGTTTCCCAATTGGTGGTGGGATGAcgtaatgttttgttttagttcaTGCTTTTCCGCTGCTTTTTGTTGAAgtttttcgtgcaatttttgGTTGCTTGTTGGGGAACCGTGTAGCATAACATGTTGAGCAAGATTAATTATGTTCAAGAAAGAAGAGTCGAAACTGCGTTAAAAGTTTACCAAAAGAATcgtttttatccattttttatttcaaaacaacCGATACAATGGAGGCGCTTGGTAGTTGACGCGTAACAAGTAATTATCAACGGCAAATCGTTCCTATAGCTGAATATGAATTAATTTCTTGGTGGATACCGGCATGCGTGTATCGCAATATTTGTAAAATACATACCAACCGTAGAAGTAGaattaaaaaaggaataatcattttaattttattatgatttatttcaaaacaattaattgtattggaaaaaggggaaatttAGAATATTTTTGAGCAACAGGTTTATTTTCTCCAAACTGTATCACTACAGCCTAAAAACTCGCTCATATTCTAACCTCAAACATACGCCAGCGTACAAACGAATATAATTTTCCGACCGGATACGTGATTGCTATCTATTGCCACCCGAGCCTTCCATCCCGGGCGTTGTTTGATAAccatttgtctttttttcttttatttctccATCCGCTATTTCCCGTTGCtggcgcacgcacacgcaggGCACACAGTCGGACGCCACGTCGGTCACGCTGCGGGGCGTGACCCGCGACCTGACCGGCCAGTTCCAGTGCGAGGTGTCGGAGGACGCACCGCTCTTCCACACCGACATCCGGCAGGCGCGCATGCAGGTGGTCGAGCTGCCGAAGGAGGACCCGATGATGCAGCTGGACAAAACGCACATCACCACGCTGGACAATTTCCGGGCCGTCTGCACCGTGGGGACGTCCTTTCCGGCTGCCAACATTACCTGGTACATCAACACGAAGCGGGTAAGTTGTTGCGGGTGGTGTGTGGAGGAGGAAGAGAGGGGTGGATTGACAATCAATACAGATTATTTGCCGACCATAAATTGGAAGTGCACGGGATCCTATCGGGTCGGTTCTACTAGGAGCTTCGGCAACAAACATCGCTCGCAGTTTGTGCAACAGTTTGGTCAAATAAAGCAAGCAAACGGCCCTTTCCATGTTCCGTGCCCGGCACTGATGgtctcttctttttgttctgtcCTTCACTTCACAGATTCATCGATCGCCGTACCAGCGCATCACGTACCGGTCGTACGAGGGGACGCCCACCTTCTCCTCGCTCGAGATGCTCCCGCACAGCCAGGTGCTGCAGGACATCTACCAGTCGATGCCACCATTCCACACCAGCCTCACGGTCATGTGCGAGATCTCCATCCTGCACATCTACACCAAGAGTGCCCAGCAGCGCATCCTGGTGAGCGATCTCGTCACGACCATCTCGCCCAATCTGCTCGGGCTGGATGGGTCGAACAATCGGCGGAAAAACAACGGCGACCCGGACAACTCACCGCTGACCGGAGGCGGTGGTCTGGCCGGCAGGCAACCCCGCTCACTGCTGTACGTGCTGGCGGTCGGGGCCGCACTGATGCATTGCTGGAACGGAGCTGCCCTGCTGTTGACGGATCGTGCATCCGGGTTGTGATTGGTGACTGCGCAAGTACTGTAAATATGAAAGCAAACTCGAGCAAACACACGCTACATTGCAAGCAAACCAACGTAAGAATAATACTACTACAAACACTAGAAAAGATCTTGATACTCAGTATAAgtaagtatgtgtgtgtgtgcgtgtacgtgtgtgtaagATGGAATGGGAAGCTAGTTATGTTATTTTGGATctttgttttggtttaatAATCTTCTCCGGCGTGAGGGAAAGACACGAAAGCGAAGAACAATAACTATTTCCCATTGCGGGTCTGGTCCGGGAGGCTCTAAGCATCCCAAACCTCCAGGAAGAAGGCTGTACGTGTAAATTGTATATGTATCTGTGCTCTGTTTTTGTCCCACGACAAAGAAGTAGAAGCTAAAACGATGACGCTATCACCGTACAGGCAAATTCGCTTTTCCAAATTTTCCAATTCTGTTTCCGTTCTATTCCCATGTTCATTCCTACGTAAtgcataaaatcgttaaaattcACACACGTTGGTGGACTAAGCAAGACACAGGGGCAACAAAACACTGTTTAGAAGCGTACCATGCTTGCTTTCCATTCCTTCCTTGCGGTAGGTAGGTGAGCGGCTCGAAATAAACCCGACCCGGCAACTTTACCGACAAAACACAGGACACACATTAGCCCTCTGCTCCCGTTTTTCCAGTACTTCCGAAAATGTATATGGTACTAGTAGTTTTGTAAAACGCTGATTgtacatgtaaaaaaaaagaaagacacacacCACTACACACATACGCTCAATACAACTTTCATTGCCACGAGAGTGAACGAAGTTGCGTTGTGTGTGGTGACGctcaaacgcaaaaaaaaagtagacaGAAGAAAAAGGACAGAGACACAGAGGCAGTTTCTCCTTGCTGGCCAGGCTTAGTAGGCAGCTGCTGGGCAGCACTTATTGCGACAGTGTGTAGAAGGGGCAAGCTGAAACAGGGAGACACACGACACTAAaactctcgcacacacagGACATGCTGGTAGTGGTACGACAGGGACTACTAGGCTTAAAAGGGGCCGTACGggcatgtgcatgtgtgagAGATGATCGTGCGAGAAAGAGGAAGTGAGACAGAACTTGCTTCCAGACTCCCGCTGTACAGTGCAGTAGGTGGGACATTT contains:
- the LOC120894684 gene encoding uncharacterized protein LOC120894684, with product MPKQMEAKMKLQHTMSKRRKLGYGWFSSFLLCFFALTELISNVCSLKDLKIFVPEAVIMGNAATLSCQFELEKATLYSVRWYFEGEEFYRFVPKESPPARTFPVSGITVDGTQSDATSVTLRGVTRDLTGQFQCEVSEDAPLFHTDIRQARMQVVELPKEDPMMQLDKTHITTLDNFRAVCTVGTSFPAANITWYINTKRIHRSPYQRITYRSYEGTPTFSSLEMLPHSQVLQDIYQSMPPFHTSLTVMCEISILHIYTKSAQQRILVSDLVTTISPNLLGLDGSNNRRKNNGDPDNSPLTGGGGLAGRQPRSLLYVLAVGAALMHCWNGAALLLTDRASGL